In the Chroococcidiopsis sp. SAG 2025 genome, one interval contains:
- a CDS encoding nuclear transport factor 2 family protein, giving the protein MEFRSSMAAVTQIEIIRSLIGLFEAMDVESAMTYFTEDALCRFGNHSPAVGKTAIAFVIEASQLSRSARTSCEINEIWEIDDAVICQMETTHMCDRGKAIAIPCAIVFRMEDDLVREMRVYIDASPLHRKCKG; this is encoded by the coding sequence ATGGAATTTCGATCCAGTATGGCAGCTGTTACCCAAATAGAGATTATCAGGAGTTTGATCGGTTTGTTCGAGGCAATGGATGTAGAGAGTGCCATGACTTATTTTACTGAAGATGCCCTATGTCGATTTGGCAATCATTCCCCGGCAGTGGGGAAAACCGCGATCGCATTTGTCATCGAAGCAAGTCAGCTCAGTCGGAGCGCCCGAACTTCTTGTGAAATCAATGAAATTTGGGAAATTGACGATGCTGTAATTTGCCAAATGGAAACAACTCATATGTGCGATCGTGGTAAAGCGATCGCAATACCATGCGCGATCGTCTTTCGCATGGAAGACGATCTCGTTCGAGAAATGCGCGTCTACATTGATGCTTCTCCCTTACATAGAAAGTGTAAGGGATAG